From Azospirillum baldaniorum, the proteins below share one genomic window:
- a CDS encoding tetratricopeptide repeat protein: protein MIEADLQGWEGRSADDILTDAIAQHRAGNLDEARALYSRILSADPSHTDARHLSGIAAYQAGQAAQASACFRATLAIDPSFAAAYNSLGNVLADRSRPDDAARAYRRAIALQGGYAEALGNLGLLLQAQERIDDAIAAYEAALRADPGRTATRFDLAVLLRRRGRLNEAALAFYRVVQAQPDHAEAWRSLALVLRVLNHSDAELCLRRALSDDPTDREVARDLGTLLNERGDFAEAVAVLAPAVDADTGRDARLLFHLGSALQGDGRLAEAVARYREALLQDPLLAGAWNNLGVALLDLGDHAAAVRVLRTCIALRPTDAVAFNNLGTGLDGVERPEAAAGVFRRSLIIQPDYGKALNNLGNSRRVARRAEAAEALYRRALIVQPDYPDSYTNLGNVLKDWDDWQGALRLHRRAVRLAPRSAIARTTLGLALNVLGRNEEAEAAHRRALSIDPGHAEAYANLGMLQWQSTRVAEAERTLRRALRIDPTLAAARLNFALVSLASGNLSEGWEAYQDRFRAKGHPERTIGAPLWRDDAATVRRLLVWREQGVGDEMMFASCYPALADRVAAGRIGQVVLECDPRLVSLFSRSFPWATVRGEAAAPHGTETLVSPDGDAHIAAGALPRLLRPDLASFPPRPWLVPDPERLAVWRERLAILGPGLKIGFAWRSQLMTTERKAAYITLEAFEPLFAVPGVVLVNLQYGDCEAEIAAAEARFGVTIHRWSDLNLKDDFEGAAALTASLDLVIAPAVSTGELAGALGVPAWRIGARDWTQLGTGVRPWYPTMRLFQPRPGETLDAVMARIAQTLRGLARPVEGVTSRPPAAPVDVAPLVAEAVAGYRAGALKDAEDQCRAALDSVPDHPVALHLLGILRLRQGDAGEAAVVLALAVKADPDNAAAHAALADACKAAGRHDSALAAQRNAVLLRPDAAEHWLNRTALLRERGAGDEAEACARRALRIRPSLGVAHTHLGHLLAEREDRAGAERSHRRALALTPSEVDALVNLGALRLRADQPAEAERLLRRATVTAPHAAIAWSHRGSALDRLGRVEKAFACHSRAVGRAPEMAEAQANLAMHWARRQRPAEAIAAYREAIRINPALPTAHYNLSLLLLEQGELRSGWAEHDWRFDTPQFRDQKRRFAVRPWRGENIASARLLVWREQGVGDEILFASCYPDLLRRAGHLVVECDRRLVSLFARSLPGATVRPPTVEPRDVDVQVAAASLPRLLRSDWKRFPAQPWLVPEPGRLDRWRNRLAALGPGLKVGIAWRSQIMDGERRAAYVTLDALAPLFAVPGVVFVNLQYGDCAAEIAAAEARFGVTIHRWDDLNLKDDFEGAAALTANLDLVLTPAVSSGELAGALGVPVWRFGHRDWTQLGTGVRPWFPSMRLFQPRPGEGLDAVTGRMAITLRRLMPVDDEPPTGGDAAIDPDLLLEAAAAHHRDGRLAEAAPLYERVLTARADHPVALHLSGLLAHQSGDSAAGAGRIARALDALPAYGAAQSSLGTVLMALGRAPEAVRRFRLALALQPGAAAALTNLGNALEAVHDLRAAAQAHRRATLADPTLAEAHDNWGAVLTRLGALEAAEERHRHALRLAPEREDGWLNLGVALRRAGRLDEARRTLVRALALAPAQGDALANLGRLLRDRGETAAAERWCRRALRVEPGHPAAAFNLGLLDLARGRLEAGWAGYDARFRARELSGAARAVAVPAWEGEDPAGLRLLVWAEQGIGDEILFAGCLDDLIARAAAVVVECDRRLVPLFARSFPRAEWRPAPADPEAPCAGIDRHVAMGSLPRWLRPRFDRFPSRPSFLTADPERAAQWRERVDALGSGLKVGIAWRSGLMTAERRGAYAPLDAWGPVFAVPGAIFVTLQYGDCAAEIAEAERRFGVTIHRWGDLDLKDDLDGVAALMTALDLVITPASSVGELAGGLGVPVWRFGLQGDWTALGTGARPWFPTMALITAPPGQPASGALPTIARRLAEFRAAAWRGNADT, encoded by the coding sequence GTGATCGAAGCGGACCTGCAGGGTTGGGAGGGCCGGTCGGCGGACGACATTCTGACCGACGCCATCGCACAGCATCGCGCGGGGAATCTGGACGAGGCACGGGCACTCTACAGCCGCATCCTGTCCGCCGACCCATCCCACACCGATGCCCGCCACCTGTCCGGCATCGCCGCCTATCAGGCCGGTCAGGCTGCGCAAGCCTCGGCGTGCTTCCGGGCGACCTTGGCGATCGATCCGTCCTTCGCCGCCGCCTACAACAGCCTGGGCAACGTCCTGGCCGACCGGAGCCGTCCGGACGACGCGGCCCGCGCCTATCGTCGAGCCATCGCGCTTCAGGGCGGCTATGCGGAAGCGCTCGGCAATCTCGGTCTGCTTCTGCAGGCGCAGGAGCGGATCGACGACGCCATCGCCGCTTACGAGGCGGCGCTGCGCGCCGATCCCGGGCGCACCGCGACCCGCTTCGATCTGGCGGTGCTCCTTCGCCGCCGCGGTCGCCTGAACGAGGCCGCCTTGGCTTTCTACCGGGTGGTCCAGGCCCAGCCGGACCATGCCGAGGCCTGGCGCAGCCTTGCGCTCGTGCTGCGCGTCCTGAACCATTCGGACGCGGAGCTGTGCCTGCGCCGCGCCCTGTCCGATGATCCGACGGACCGCGAGGTGGCGCGGGATCTGGGGACGCTTCTGAACGAGCGCGGCGACTTCGCCGAGGCGGTGGCGGTTCTGGCTCCGGCGGTGGATGCCGACACGGGCCGGGACGCGCGCCTGCTCTTCCATTTGGGCAGCGCGCTGCAGGGGGATGGACGGCTGGCGGAGGCGGTCGCCCGCTATCGAGAGGCGTTGCTCCAGGACCCGCTGCTGGCGGGGGCGTGGAACAATCTCGGCGTGGCCTTGCTTGATCTGGGGGACCACGCCGCCGCGGTGAGGGTGCTGCGGACGTGCATCGCTTTGCGTCCCACCGATGCGGTGGCCTTCAACAACCTGGGCACCGGCCTTGACGGCGTGGAGCGGCCGGAGGCCGCCGCCGGTGTCTTCCGGCGGTCGCTGATCATTCAGCCGGACTATGGCAAGGCCCTGAACAATCTCGGCAACTCCCGCCGGGTCGCGCGACGGGCGGAAGCGGCCGAGGCGCTGTACCGGCGGGCGTTGATCGTTCAGCCGGACTATCCCGACAGCTACACCAACCTCGGCAACGTCCTCAAGGACTGGGACGACTGGCAGGGCGCGCTGCGCCTGCACCGGCGTGCGGTGCGCCTGGCCCCGCGGAGTGCCATCGCGCGGACCACCCTGGGTCTTGCCTTGAACGTGCTGGGACGGAACGAAGAGGCGGAGGCCGCGCATCGGCGCGCCCTGTCCATCGATCCGGGGCACGCGGAAGCCTATGCCAACCTCGGCATGCTGCAATGGCAGTCGACGCGCGTTGCGGAGGCGGAGCGAACCCTGCGCCGCGCCCTGCGCATCGACCCGACCCTGGCTGCGGCGCGGCTGAACTTCGCCCTGGTCAGCCTCGCGAGCGGCAATCTGTCGGAGGGCTGGGAGGCCTATCAGGACCGGTTCAGGGCCAAGGGGCATCCGGAGCGCACCATCGGGGCGCCGCTCTGGCGGGATGACGCGGCGACCGTCCGCCGGCTTCTGGTCTGGCGCGAGCAGGGGGTGGGGGACGAGATGATGTTCGCCTCCTGCTATCCCGCCCTGGCGGATCGGGTGGCGGCGGGTCGGATCGGTCAGGTCGTCCTGGAATGCGACCCTCGGCTGGTCAGCCTGTTCAGCCGCTCCTTTCCCTGGGCCACCGTCCGGGGGGAAGCCGCGGCTCCCCACGGAACGGAGACCTTGGTTTCTCCGGATGGCGACGCCCACATCGCCGCGGGCGCTCTCCCGCGTCTTCTGCGTCCCGACCTGGCGAGCTTCCCGCCCCGTCCTTGGCTGGTCCCCGACCCGGAACGCCTTGCCGTCTGGCGGGAGCGGTTGGCCATCCTGGGGCCGGGGCTGAAGATCGGCTTCGCCTGGCGCAGCCAGTTGATGACCACCGAGCGAAAGGCCGCCTACATCACTCTGGAAGCGTTCGAGCCCCTGTTCGCGGTTCCCGGAGTGGTGCTCGTCAATCTTCAATACGGCGACTGCGAGGCGGAGATCGCGGCGGCGGAGGCGCGGTTCGGCGTGACCATCCACCGCTGGAGCGACCTGAATCTCAAGGACGACTTCGAAGGCGCGGCGGCCCTGACCGCCTCGCTCGATCTGGTCATCGCGCCCGCCGTGTCCACCGGTGAACTGGCGGGAGCCCTGGGCGTGCCGGCTTGGCGCATCGGCGCCCGCGACTGGACGCAACTCGGCACCGGCGTTCGCCCCTGGTACCCGACGATGCGCCTGTTCCAGCCGCGCCCCGGCGAGACGCTGGACGCTGTCATGGCGCGGATCGCCCAAACCCTGCGCGGCTTGGCACGGCCGGTTGAGGGCGTCACAAGCCGCCCGCCCGCGGCCCCCGTGGATGTCGCTCCACTGGTCGCCGAGGCCGTCGCCGGCTACCGCGCCGGGGCGCTGAAGGATGCGGAAGATCAATGCCGGGCGGCGCTGGACTCCGTTCCGGACCATCCCGTGGCCCTCCATCTCCTGGGGATTCTGCGGCTTCGCCAGGGCGATGCCGGGGAGGCGGCGGTGGTGCTGGCTCTTGCGGTGAAGGCCGATCCCGACAACGCCGCCGCCCATGCCGCGCTGGCCGATGCGTGCAAGGCGGCCGGCCGGCACGATTCCGCTTTGGCGGCGCAACGCAACGCCGTCCTTCTCCGTCCGGACGCGGCGGAGCATTGGCTCAACCGAACCGCCCTCCTGCGGGAGCGCGGCGCGGGCGACGAAGCGGAGGCCTGCGCGCGGCGCGCCCTGCGGATCCGCCCGTCGCTCGGTGTGGCGCACACCCATTTGGGGCACCTGCTCGCCGAGCGCGAGGACCGGGCCGGGGCGGAGCGGAGTCATCGCCGGGCGCTAGCCCTGACGCCGTCGGAGGTGGACGCGCTGGTGAATCTCGGCGCGCTCCGCCTGAGGGCCGATCAGCCCGCAGAAGCGGAGCGGCTGCTGCGACGCGCCACCGTGACCGCACCGCACGCCGCCATCGCCTGGAGCCACCGGGGCAGCGCGCTCGACCGGCTGGGGCGCGTCGAGAAGGCGTTCGCCTGCCACAGCCGGGCGGTTGGCCGCGCGCCGGAGATGGCGGAGGCCCAGGCGAATCTCGCCATGCACTGGGCGCGGCGGCAGCGCCCGGCCGAGGCCATCGCCGCCTACCGCGAAGCCATCCGGATCAATCCGGCGCTGCCGACCGCTCATTACAACCTGTCGCTCCTGCTTCTGGAGCAGGGAGAGCTTCGCTCCGGATGGGCGGAGCATGACTGGCGCTTCGACACCCCCCAGTTCCGTGACCAGAAGCGACGCTTCGCCGTGCGGCCCTGGCGCGGCGAGAACATCGCCTCCGCCCGCCTGCTGGTCTGGCGGGAGCAGGGGGTGGGCGACGAGATTCTCTTCGCCTCCTGCTATCCCGATCTGCTGCGCCGCGCCGGGCATCTGGTGGTCGAATGCGACCGCCGTCTGGTGTCGCTCTTCGCGCGCTCCCTCCCCGGAGCGACGGTCCGTCCGCCGACCGTGGAGCCGCGCGACGTGGACGTGCAGGTCGCCGCCGCGTCGCTGCCGCGGTTGCTGCGCTCCGACTGGAAGCGGTTCCCGGCCCAGCCCTGGCTGGTGCCTGAGCCCGGACGCCTGGACCGCTGGCGGAATCGGCTGGCCGCTCTGGGGCCGGGACTGAAGGTCGGCATCGCGTGGCGCAGCCAGATCATGGACGGGGAGCGGCGGGCCGCCTACGTCACGCTCGACGCCTTGGCGCCGCTGTTCGCCGTGCCGGGCGTGGTCTTCGTCAATCTGCAGTACGGGGATTGCGCGGCGGAGATCGCGGCGGCGGAGGCACGCTTCGGCGTGACCATCCACCGCTGGGACGACCTGAATCTCAAGGATGATTTCGAGGGCGCGGCGGCCCTGACCGCCAATCTGGATCTCGTCCTCACCCCTGCCGTCTCCTCCGGCGAGTTGGCCGGCGCTCTGGGTGTGCCGGTGTGGCGGTTCGGGCACCGCGACTGGACGCAGCTCGGCACCGGTGTCCGTCCCTGGTTCCCGTCCATGCGACTCTTCCAGCCGCGCCCCGGCGAAGGGCTGGACGCCGTGACGGGCCGGATGGCGATCACGCTGCGCCGGCTCATGCCGGTGGACGACGAACCGCCAACTGGTGGGGATGCCGCGATCGACCCGGACCTCCTGCTGGAAGCCGCCGCCGCCCATCATCGGGACGGGCGGCTGGCCGAGGCGGCTCCGCTGTACGAGCGTGTGCTGACGGCGCGGGCGGACCACCCGGTCGCGCTCCACCTGTCGGGATTGCTGGCGCACCAGTCCGGCGACTCCGCTGCGGGGGCGGGGCGCATCGCCCGTGCCCTGGACGCGCTGCCCGCCTACGGGGCCGCCCAGTCGAGCCTGGGGACCGTGCTGATGGCGCTTGGCCGTGCGCCGGAGGCGGTGCGCCGATTCCGGCTGGCGCTCGCCCTGCAACCGGGCGCCGCGGCGGCACTGACCAACCTCGGCAACGCGCTGGAAGCGGTGCATGATTTGCGCGCCGCGGCGCAGGCCCACCGGCGGGCGACCTTGGCCGACCCCACGCTGGCGGAGGCGCACGACAACTGGGGCGCGGTGCTGACCCGGCTTGGCGCCTTGGAGGCGGCCGAGGAGCGCCATCGCCATGCCCTGCGCCTGGCCCCGGAACGCGAGGACGGCTGGCTGAACCTTGGGGTGGCGCTCCGCCGGGCGGGACGGCTGGATGAGGCCCGGCGGACCCTGGTCCGTGCGCTCGCCCTGGCGCCGGCGCAAGGAGATGCGTTGGCCAATCTGGGGCGGCTGTTGCGCGACCGGGGCGAGACCGCAGCGGCGGAGCGCTGGTGCCGCCGCGCCCTGAGGGTGGAACCGGGGCACCCGGCGGCAGCCTTCAATCTCGGCCTGTTGGATCTTGCCCGCGGCAGACTGGAAGCGGGCTGGGCCGGCTATGACGCGCGCTTCCGTGCCCGTGAGCTGTCCGGTGCCGCCCGTGCCGTCGCCGTCCCGGCCTGGGAGGGGGAGGACCCCGCCGGCCTGCGCCTTCTGGTCTGGGCGGAGCAGGGGATCGGTGACGAAATCCTGTTCGCCGGCTGCCTGGACGACTTGATCGCGCGGGCCGCCGCCGTGGTGGTGGAGTGTGACCGGCGGCTGGTGCCGCTGTTCGCGCGGTCCTTTCCCCGCGCGGAGTGGCGACCGGCCCCTGCGGACCCCGAGGCGCCCTGCGCCGGAATCGACCGCCATGTCGCCATGGGATCGTTGCCGCGCTGGCTGCGGCCCCGCTTCGACCGCTTTCCATCGCGCCCGTCCTTCCTGACCGCCGACCCCGAGCGGGCCGCCCAATGGCGGGAGCGGGTGGACGCGCTCGGCTCCGGCCTGAAGGTGGGAATCGCGTGGCGCAGTGGTCTGATGACGGCGGAGCGCCGCGGAGCTTATGCCCCGCTGGACGCGTGGGGACCGGTGTTCGCGGTGCCGGGAGCGATCTTCGTCACTCTGCAATACGGCGACTGCGCCGCCGAGATCGCCGAGGCGGAGCGCCGGTTCGGGGTGACCATCCACCGCTGGGGCGATCTGGATCTGAAGGACGACCTGGACGGCGTGGCGGCCCTGATGACGGCGCTCGACCTCGTCATCACGCCGGCGAGTTCGGTGGGGGAACTGGCGGGGGGGCTGGGCGTGCCGGTCTGGCGGTTCGGGTTGCAGGGGGATTGGACGGCGCTCGGCACTGGGGCGCGGCCCTGGTTCCCGACCATGGCGCTGATCACCGCACCGCCGGGACAGCCGGCGTCGGGCGCCTTGCCGACGATCGCACGCCGTTTGGCCGAGTTTCGTGCCGCGGCCTGGCGCGGCAACGCGGACACTTGA
- a CDS encoding YdcH family protein, with product MHTDARLSSLQEKHLRLDRAILDEEKRSWPDESAIKRMKLEKLHLKEEIDRLARTSHRVN from the coding sequence ATGCACACTGATGCTCGCCTATCTTCCTTGCAGGAAAAGCACCTGCGTCTCGACCGCGCCATCCTCGACGAGGAGAAGCGTTCGTGGCCTGACGAAAGTGCCATCAAGCGGATGAAGCTTGAGAAGCTCCACCTCAAGGAAGAAATTGATCGCTTGGCAAGAACCAGTCACAGGGTGAATTAG
- a CDS encoding tetratricopeptide repeat protein: MNQPPDQASPTTPDALAARLGRAVDHHRAGRLADAERDYRAVLAADPHHPDALHLLGVLALQAGHPRPAVELIEEAIRQAGGVADYHDNLGSAFAALNRHAEAADAHRMAAALNPLSAQPRHNLGNAFQAQALPGLAALAFTAAVEIEPGYVKAWYNLGNALRAQNRLDDALRAFARAAVLAPAMVEAHTNFSDALSAAGRLDEALAQARAALRLRPDDPKAHHNLGTALQRKGAYEGAEIAYREALKRAPDNPVTLNDLGSVLLKLGRPAQAEQCFRKVLGRNPHAVEAIHNLGNALRAQGQFTKAEACYEEALAHDPNLASASDNLAVIALLHGRLERGWEGYERRFAAGRVLPDRRIDAPRWRGEGLRRRRLMIWREQGIGDEILFASCYGDVIAWGGGPVTIETDPRLVSLFARSFPRATVRAETLDAEGRETMVPPDADLQVPAASLPGLLRGTLASFDQFTPWLKPDPARTALWRDRLDALGPGLKIGIGWRSQLATPEHKGAYTTLDQWAPLFALTGMVFVNLQYDDCAAEIAAAEARFGVTIHRWDDLDLKDDFEAAAALTANLDLVITPAMAAGELAGALGVPVWRFGHRDWTQLGTGVRPWFPTMRLFQPRPGETFDEVLAGMARGLAAMRPAPAPVPDRADTLPPAPPSPSPAADPEALLNHAIALHRAGRLDDAMAAYRAVLDLAPRHGDALHLLGLTQHQAGQHAEAERNIAAALRTDPDFPTAWNHLGLVRQAMDRPDQALACFRRAIALRPDFPEAMTHMGLSMNGPERLAEAKRWHRRSIHLAPANPAAHTNLGFACEVEGRFDEAAAHYRRALTLRPDSADTLNNLGTLAKMADRPALCRHFLDRALRVAPGLALAAWNVGLLALADGDLVTGWAGYGRRFSARQLQRARRIALPVWNGEPLHGRRLLVWPEQGLGDEILFASVFGDLKDSGGTVVLECDARLVSLYARAFPWAVVRAESLTADGRERFDPPDCHLQIPAGSLPAIRRDRLERFPVRPSFLSPDPERAALWRERVEALGPGLKVGISWRSQIITAHREGAYTRITDWLPLLEVPGVRAVNLQYGDCAAELASIEPDGAQRVHRWDELDLKNDLEGVAALMAALDLVILPATAAGELAGALGVPVWRLGGRDWTWMGSGARPWFPTQRLIAPLPGETSADMVRRIARMLARMAPNHISKEL, encoded by the coding sequence ATGAACCAGCCCCCCGACCAGGCTTCGCCGACGACGCCCGACGCCCTCGCCGCCCGGCTCGGCCGCGCCGTCGACCACCATCGGGCGGGACGGCTGGCCGATGCGGAGCGCGACTACCGCGCCGTCCTGGCCGCCGACCCGCACCACCCCGACGCGCTGCACCTGCTGGGCGTGCTGGCGCTCCAGGCCGGGCATCCCCGCCCTGCCGTCGAGCTGATCGAAGAGGCGATCCGGCAGGCCGGTGGCGTCGCCGACTACCACGACAATCTGGGAAGCGCGTTCGCCGCGCTGAACCGTCACGCCGAGGCGGCGGACGCGCACCGCATGGCCGCCGCCCTGAATCCCCTGTCGGCCCAACCGCGCCACAATCTGGGCAACGCCTTCCAGGCGCAGGCGCTGCCGGGATTGGCGGCGCTGGCTTTCACCGCGGCGGTGGAGATTGAGCCCGGCTACGTCAAAGCTTGGTACAATCTTGGCAACGCGCTGCGCGCCCAGAACCGCCTGGACGACGCCTTGCGCGCCTTCGCCCGCGCCGCGGTGCTGGCCCCCGCGATGGTCGAGGCCCACACCAATTTCAGCGACGCGCTGAGCGCCGCCGGGCGGTTGGACGAGGCGCTGGCCCAAGCCCGCGCCGCGCTGCGGCTGCGGCCCGACGACCCGAAGGCCCACCACAATCTCGGCACCGCCCTGCAACGCAAGGGCGCCTACGAGGGCGCGGAGATCGCCTACCGCGAGGCGCTGAAGCGCGCGCCCGACAATCCGGTGACGCTGAACGATCTGGGCAGCGTTCTTCTGAAGCTGGGGCGCCCCGCCCAGGCCGAGCAATGCTTCCGCAAGGTGCTCGGCCGGAACCCGCACGCCGTCGAAGCCATCCACAATCTCGGCAACGCCCTTCGGGCGCAGGGGCAGTTCACCAAGGCGGAAGCCTGCTACGAGGAGGCGCTGGCCCATGACCCAAACCTTGCCAGCGCCAGCGACAACCTCGCCGTCATCGCCCTTCTGCACGGACGGCTGGAGCGCGGCTGGGAAGGCTACGAACGGCGCTTCGCCGCCGGCCGGGTTCTTCCCGACCGGCGGATCGACGCACCGCGGTGGCGGGGCGAGGGGCTGCGCCGGCGCCGTCTGATGATCTGGCGGGAACAGGGAATCGGGGACGAGATCCTGTTCGCCTCCTGCTATGGCGATGTCATCGCCTGGGGCGGCGGGCCGGTGACCATCGAGACCGACCCGCGGCTGGTCAGCCTGTTCGCCCGTTCCTTTCCGCGCGCGACGGTGCGCGCGGAGACGCTGGATGCCGAAGGGCGGGAAACCATGGTTCCCCCCGACGCCGACCTCCAGGTTCCGGCGGCCAGCCTGCCCGGCCTGTTGCGGGGAACGCTCGCCTCCTTCGACCAGTTCACGCCCTGGCTGAAGCCCGATCCGGCCCGCACCGCCCTGTGGCGGGACCGGCTGGATGCCCTGGGGCCGGGTCTGAAGATCGGAATCGGATGGCGCAGCCAGTTGGCGACGCCCGAGCACAAGGGCGCCTACACCACGTTGGACCAGTGGGCGCCGCTGTTCGCGCTGACGGGAATGGTGTTCGTCAATCTGCAGTATGACGACTGCGCGGCGGAGATCGCGGCGGCGGAGGCGCGCTTCGGCGTGACCATCCACCGTTGGGACGATCTGGACCTGAAGGACGATTTCGAAGCAGCGGCGGCCCTGACCGCCAATCTGGATCTCGTCATCACCCCGGCGATGGCGGCGGGCGAACTGGCCGGCGCCTTGGGCGTGCCGGTGTGGCGCTTCGGGCACCGCGACTGGACGCAGCTCGGCACCGGTGTCCGCCCCTGGTTCCCGACGATGCGCCTGTTCCAGCCACGCCCGGGCGAAACCTTCGACGAGGTGCTGGCGGGCATGGCACGCGGCCTGGCCGCGATGCGGCCCGCTCCGGCTCCTGTTCCCGACCGCGCGGACACTCTCCCCCCGGCCCCGCCATCGCCATCGCCCGCCGCCGATCCGGAAGCCTTGCTGAACCACGCCATCGCCCTGCACCGGGCGGGGCGGCTGGACGACGCCATGGCGGCCTATCGCGCGGTCCTCGATCTGGCGCCACGGCACGGCGACGCCCTCCATCTTCTCGGCCTGACCCAGCATCAGGCCGGCCAGCACGCGGAGGCGGAGCGCAACATCGCAGCGGCGCTCCGGACCGATCCGGATTTCCCCACCGCCTGGAACCACCTGGGCCTCGTCCGGCAGGCCATGGATCGTCCGGACCAAGCCCTCGCCTGTTTCCGCCGGGCGATCGCGCTGCGCCCGGATTTCCCCGAAGCGATGACCCACATGGGGTTGAGCATGAACGGGCCGGAGCGGCTGGCCGAGGCCAAGCGCTGGCACCGGCGGTCCATCCATCTGGCACCGGCCAATCCGGCGGCCCACACCAACCTGGGCTTCGCCTGCGAGGTGGAGGGACGCTTCGACGAGGCTGCGGCCCATTACCGGCGCGCGCTGACCTTGCGGCCGGACTCCGCCGACACCCTGAACAACCTGGGCACACTCGCCAAGATGGCGGATCGTCCGGCCCTCTGCCGGCATTTCCTCGACCGCGCCCTGCGGGTGGCCCCCGGACTGGCGCTCGCCGCCTGGAACGTCGGGCTGCTGGCCCTGGCGGACGGCGACCTTGTCACCGGCTGGGCCGGCTACGGGCGGCGTTTCTCCGCCCGCCAGCTTCAAAGGGCGCGCCGCATCGCGCTGCCCGTCTGGAATGGGGAGCCTCTGCACGGGCGCCGCCTGCTGGTCTGGCCGGAGCAGGGGCTGGGCGACGAGATCCTCTTTGCCTCCGTCTTCGGCGACCTGAAGGACAGCGGCGGAACCGTGGTCCTGGAATGCGATGCGCGGCTGGTGTCCCTTTACGCCCGCGCCTTCCCCTGGGCGGTCGTGCGGGCGGAGTCCCTCACCGCCGATGGGCGGGAGCGGTTCGACCCGCCGGACTGCCACCTGCAGATCCCCGCCGGTTCCCTGCCCGCCATCCGGCGGGACCGGCTGGAACGCTTTCCTGTCCGCCCGTCCTTCCTGTCCCCCGATCCGGAGCGGGCTGCCCTCTGGCGGGAACGGGTGGAGGCGCTTGGCCCGGGCCTGAAGGTGGGCATCAGTTGGCGCAGCCAGATCATCACGGCGCATCGCGAAGGCGCCTACACCCGCATCACCGACTGGCTGCCGCTGCTGGAGGTGCCGGGTGTCCGTGCCGTCAACCTGCAATACGGCGACTGCGCCGCCGAACTGGCCTCCATCGAGCCCGACGGCGCGCAGCGCGTCCATCGCTGGGACGAGCTGGACCTCAAGAACGATCTGGAGGGGGTGGCGGCCCTGATGGCGGCGCTCGACCTCGTCATCCTGCCCGCCACCGCCGCCGGAGAGTTGGCGGGTGCCCTGGGGGTACCGGTCTGGCGGCTGGGTGGTCGGGACTGGACCTGGATGGGCAGCGGCGCGCGGCCCTGGTTTCCCACCCAAAGGCTGATCGCCCCGCTCCCTGGCGAGACCTCCGCCGATATGGTCCGCCGCATCGCCCGGATGCTGGCCCGGATGGCGCCAAACCATATCTCTAAAGAGTTATGA
- a CDS encoding tetratricopeptide repeat protein, with translation MSEPSDPPRSPSPRPGLLARGVGRLGGLAAQAMRLYGEANALASDGLAAEAEAAYRRTLALNPRFAEAHNNLGNVLRALGRAEEAVAAYREALACGLDHPLVHYNLASALKAAGDAAPAERHFRRALAEEPAYAEAFNNLANLLRDGERLTESATAYRRALALRPAWDEAHDNLSGALYLLHEEGRHEEAARFARLWLRDHPDHPVARHIGAAVAGLDAEERASDAYVRQVFDLFAGEFDDKLLGELGYRAPTLLAEALSNVGIVQDSSLDVLDAGCGTGLCGPFLRGSARRLVGVDLSPGMLERAAAHGLYDALDEAELGAFLSERPAAFDLIVAADVLCYFGALNGILAQAAAALRPGGRLAFTVERLEEGGAPWRVSPHGRYAHTEGHVRDGLSAAGLTILRLAPDTLRHESGAPVAGLVVLATRP, from the coding sequence GTGTCCGAGCCGAGCGATCCGCCCCGTTCCCCGTCGCCGCGTCCGGGCCTGCTCGCCCGTGGCGTGGGGAGGCTGGGTGGTTTGGCCGCTCAGGCGATGCGCCTCTATGGCGAGGCCAACGCCCTGGCCTCGGACGGGCTGGCCGCGGAGGCGGAAGCCGCCTACCGCCGCACGCTGGCTCTGAACCCGCGCTTCGCGGAGGCGCACAACAACCTGGGCAATGTCCTGCGCGCCCTGGGCCGTGCGGAGGAAGCGGTGGCGGCCTACCGCGAGGCGCTGGCCTGCGGCCTCGACCATCCGCTGGTCCACTACAATCTGGCCTCCGCCCTGAAGGCGGCGGGCGACGCGGCGCCGGCGGAGCGGCATTTCCGCCGGGCGCTGGCCGAGGAACCGGCCTATGCGGAGGCGTTCAACAACCTCGCCAATCTGCTGCGCGACGGAGAGCGGCTGACCGAATCCGCCACCGCCTACCGCCGCGCGCTGGCCTTGCGGCCTGCGTGGGACGAGGCGCACGACAACCTGTCCGGCGCCCTCTACCTGCTTCACGAGGAGGGACGGCACGAGGAGGCGGCGCGGTTCGCCCGGCTTTGGCTGCGCGACCATCCCGACCATCCGGTGGCCCGCCATATCGGCGCCGCCGTCGCCGGCCTGGACGCCGAAGAACGGGCGTCCGACGCCTATGTCCGGCAGGTGTTCGACCTGTTCGCCGGGGAGTTCGACGACAAGTTGCTGGGCGAGCTGGGCTACCGCGCGCCGACGCTGCTCGCGGAGGCGTTGAGCAACGTGGGAATTGTGCAGGACTCAAGCCTGGATGTGCTGGACGCCGGCTGCGGCACCGGCCTGTGCGGTCCCTTCCTGCGGGGCTCTGCCCGGCGGCTGGTCGGGGTGGACCTCTCCCCCGGCATGCTGGAGCGCGCCGCCGCCCATGGCCTGTACGACGCGCTGGATGAGGCGGAACTCGGCGCCTTCCTGTCGGAACGCCCGGCGGCCTTCGACCTGATCGTGGCCGCCGACGTGCTCTGCTATTTCGGCGCGTTGAACGGAATTTTGGCGCAGGCCGCCGCGGCGCTGCGTCCCGGCGGACGGCTGGCCTTCACGGTGGAGCGGCTGGAGGAGGGCGGGGCGCCCTGGCGGGTCAGCCCGCACGGCCGCTACGCCCATACGGAGGGCCATGTGCGGGACGGGCTGAGCGCGGCGGGGCTGACCATCCTGCGCCTTGCTCCGGACACCCTGCGCCATGAGAGCGGCGCGCCGGTGGCCGGGCTGGTGGTGCTGGCAACGCGGCCCTGA